The Calditerrivibrio nitroreducens DSM 19672 genome window below encodes:
- a CDS encoding twin-arginine translocase TatA/TatE family subunit, with protein MFGLGLSEIILIAIVAIVVIGPKRLPEVAKALGKGYAEFKKAMDGFKEAVKIDDVIHDKPKDNDLKNVYEDKWKTAHNEQSNDFSASIEKGKDEKKEEK; from the coding sequence ATGTTTGGTCTAGGTTTGTCTGAGATAATTTTGATAGCGATTGTGGCGATAGTTGTAATAGGTCCCAAGAGGCTTCCTGAAGTTGCAAAGGCTTTGGGAAAAGGGTATGCAGAGTTTAAGAAAGCGATGGATGGTTTTAAAGAGGCTGTAAAAATTGACGATGTCATCCACGATAAACCTAAAGATAATGATTTAAAAAATGTCTATGAAGATAAGTGGAAAACCGCCCACAACGAACAATCCAATGATTTTTCCGCAAGCATCGAAAAAGGAAAAGATGAAAAAAAGGAAGAAAAATGA
- the moaA gene encoding GTP 3',8-cyclase MoaA: MNELTDKYGRTYRYLRVSVTDRCNFRCKYCIPTHNFKFIEHKQILRYEDLIFALKIFSKYGIKKIRLTGGEPLVRKGLTNFIKSIKSETDIEEITLTTNGSLLNQFAVELKKAGINRINVSLDSLKPERYQLITGGFNLNNIIDGIKAAQDAGLFPIKINTVLIKGFNDDEIVDFCHFSADNNVTVRFIEFMPIGNSIGWNKNVIIRGKEILDIIGEHFSLTKIEKHRFEGPALNYKLSNGAKIGIITPISNHFCGECDKLRITPDGKLRPCLLSDREIDLTEAIKMRDEALFLKKIKESLDIKDWSHHITDCDSIEFNRTMSKIGG, from the coding sequence ATGAATGAATTAACTGATAAATATGGAAGAACATACAGATATTTGAGAGTATCCGTAACAGATAGATGCAATTTTAGATGTAAATACTGCATCCCAACACACAATTTTAAATTTATAGAGCATAAGCAAATTTTAAGGTATGAAGATCTAATTTTTGCACTCAAAATATTCTCCAAATACGGCATCAAAAAAATAAGATTAACTGGTGGTGAACCACTGGTGAGAAAGGGGCTTACCAATTTTATCAAAAGTATTAAATCAGAAACTGACATAGAGGAGATAACCCTTACCACAAACGGTTCCCTTTTAAACCAATTCGCAGTAGAATTGAAAAAAGCTGGTATAAATAGGATAAATGTAAGTTTAGATTCACTAAAACCTGAAAGGTACCAGCTCATAACCGGAGGTTTTAATTTAAATAACATAATTGATGGAATAAAAGCAGCCCAGGATGCAGGATTATTCCCCATAAAGATAAATACCGTTCTCATAAAAGGTTTCAACGATGATGAGATTGTAGATTTCTGTCATTTTTCTGCAGACAACAATGTTACCGTCAGATTTATAGAGTTTATGCCTATTGGAAATAGTATCGGGTGGAACAAAAATGTCATCATAAGAGGTAAAGAGATTTTAGATATAATAGGGGAACATTTTTCACTGACAAAAATAGAAAAACATAGATTTGAAGGGCCAGCATTGAACTACAAACTCTCAAATGGGGCCAAAATCGGTATCATCACCCCCATATCTAACCACTTCTGTGGAGAATGTGACAAGCTTAGAATCACCCCGGATGGGAAGCTAAGGCCATGTCTGCTTTCCGACAGAGAAATAGATCTAACTGAGGCCATAAAGATGAGAGACGAAGCACTATTTTTAAAAAAGATAAAAGAATCTCTTGATATAAAAGATTGGTCACATCATATAACCGATTGTGATTCTATCGAGTTTAACAGAACAATGTCCAAAATAGGTGGTTGA
- the larA gene encoding nickel-dependent lactate racemase: MFIKYGKDSLEFTLKKIDILSTDKTMEPLKLEKIVQILNNEAILMEGIEEVIEKSNKSLIILPDITRKSGAEIFLPYLFNIFEQYNKDFNIIFAIGTHRNLTIEEKKQILTEDLFNKYHHKIIDHNPDDLDNHFYFGKTRNNTPILINNAYTRADTIIPIGSVSYHYFCGFGGGRKLIIPGIASRKTALHNHKLVLDETNRCKNIYATTGNLKNNPVHSDIVEAVMIARRGKTFFSINTILNDDNKVIDLVCGDLFTSHLEACEKLKQYTTIEVERKYDNVVVSAGGFPKDINMVQAQKSIDRITNIVKDGGNIFFFAECIDGYGNDYFRDFFDISTSKEMFEILLHDYQINRQTAFNLKTITERFNCYLYSSFSEEDTKRMGFKKLNSITEMTEIIGDSNVAFVPISYNYFFKIKD, from the coding sequence ATGTTTATCAAATACGGAAAAGATAGTCTTGAGTTTACATTAAAAAAGATTGACATATTGTCAACAGACAAAACAATGGAACCCCTCAAGCTTGAAAAGATCGTACAGATATTGAACAACGAAGCGATCCTAATGGAAGGGATCGAAGAGGTCATTGAAAAATCCAATAAGAGTCTAATCATTTTACCTGATATCACCAGAAAATCAGGGGCAGAGATCTTTTTACCCTATCTTTTCAACATTTTTGAACAGTACAACAAGGATTTCAACATCATTTTTGCCATCGGCACCCATAGAAATCTCACCATTGAAGAGAAAAAACAGATACTCACCGAAGATCTTTTCAATAAATATCATCATAAGATCATCGACCACAATCCTGATGATCTTGACAACCATTTCTATTTTGGAAAAACCCGCAATAATACACCAATATTAATTAACAACGCCTATACAAGGGCAGATACAATTATCCCCATAGGATCCGTAAGCTACCATTATTTTTGTGGATTTGGCGGAGGAAGGAAACTGATAATACCAGGCATAGCATCCAGGAAAACAGCCTTACATAATCATAAATTAGTCCTTGATGAAACAAATAGATGCAAAAACATATATGCCACAACCGGCAACCTGAAAAATAACCCCGTTCACAGCGATATTGTGGAAGCTGTAATGATAGCACGAAGAGGTAAAACATTCTTTTCCATCAACACAATTTTAAATGATGACAACAAAGTAATAGATCTGGTATGTGGTGACCTTTTTACCTCCCATCTCGAAGCCTGTGAAAAACTCAAACAATACACCACCATAGAGGTGGAAAGAAAATATGATAACGTAGTGGTTTCCGCAGGTGGTTTCCCGAAGGATATCAATATGGTTCAGGCACAAAAGTCGATAGATAGAATAACCAATATTGTAAAAGATGGCGGCAATATCTTCTTTTTTGCTGAATGTATCGATGGATATGGAAACGATTATTTTAGAGATTTTTTCGATATCTCCACTTCTAAAGAAATGTTTGAAATACTACTACATGACTACCAGATCAATAGGCAGACTGCTTTTAATCTAAAAACAATAACAGAAAGGTTCAACTGCTATCTTTACTCCAGCTTTTCAGAAGAAGACACAAAGAGAATGGGATTTAAAAAGCTAAATTCAATAACTGAGATGACTGAAATAATTGGAGATTCAAATGTAGCTTTTGTCCCCATTAGCTACAACTATTTTTTTAAAATAAAAGATTAA
- the tatC gene encoding twin-arginine translocase subunit TatC encodes MKPIDTEQPLMAHLEELRKRLIRILIALTIVFSLCYWKSVYLFQFIKKPLILYMPPNSSLSMLKLTEGFLTELKLSFMAAVFFAMPYILYELWKFIAPGLYAHERRYVSGFVISASFLFFFGSFFCYQFVLPIAFKFFLTYATDGITANLSLTWYLSFVVKLMLGFGIVFELPVIVFFLAKIGLVTEDMLKKYRGYSIVGIFIIAAILTPPDVVSQVLMAIPLLILYELSIFVAKIFGKKKGKELSIYE; translated from the coding sequence ATGAAGCCTATAGATACAGAGCAGCCTTTGATGGCTCATCTTGAGGAGCTAAGAAAAAGACTTATCAGAATATTGATAGCTCTTACCATCGTTTTTTCTTTATGTTATTGGAAAAGCGTATACCTTTTTCAGTTTATAAAAAAACCACTTATATTGTACATGCCACCAAACTCTTCTCTGTCTATGCTGAAGCTCACAGAGGGGTTTCTCACTGAATTAAAACTTTCCTTTATGGCTGCTGTTTTTTTTGCAATGCCATATATATTATACGAATTATGGAAATTTATTGCACCAGGACTTTATGCCCATGAAAGAAGATATGTATCAGGATTTGTAATCTCCGCATCTTTTCTCTTCTTTTTCGGATCATTTTTCTGTTATCAGTTTGTTTTACCGATTGCCTTTAAATTTTTCCTGACTTACGCAACAGATGGAATCACAGCAAACCTTTCATTAACATGGTATCTGTCGTTTGTTGTGAAATTGATGTTAGGTTTCGGCATTGTGTTTGAATTACCTGTGATAGTCTTCTTCCTTGCTAAGATAGGTTTGGTCACAGAAGATATGCTAAAAAAGTATCGGGGCTATTCAATCGTAGGTATATTCATAATTGCAGCTATACTTACTCCACCCGATGTGGTAAGTCAGGTATTGATGGCTATACCGTTACTTATTCTTTATGAATTAAGCATCTTTGTGGCAAAGATATTTGGAAAGAAAAAAGGGAAAGAATTGAGTATATATGAATGA